ATCTCTCAGGATCAGCTccagatagatggatggataaagaGCAGTGGACTCCTTCCATAGCCACATCAACTCATCGTTCCTCTCTTGCTCAAGCTCAGGACAACTCCCAGAATAATCACTCATATCCTGGTTGTAGTCGTAGTTGTAACAGTCCGGGTACAGATAGTATCCCCAAAGCCTGTTGGGTCTTAGCCTCTTCCCAACCAAGAGAGATCGGAGAAAGTATCGCTTTGCTGCTCGCTCAAACACTATCTTGGCTCTGTCTTCGGCCTCGTCGTCGGATAAGGTTGGGGTCTTGGTTTTCACAGTCTCAATTGAGAGATCTCGATAGATGTCCTTGCTGCCCCAGTTCCGGACCCACTGTGGTCGCCACTCCTCAAAGTCAAGGATGGCGAGGCCCGGTTGGTCTTCGGGGATGTAGTATTCAATGTCATCTTCGGCCTGCTCACGGTGTTCCTGGAAATCAATCAGCTGTGGAAGGCCTTCGTCATACATTTCCCCTGTGTCCTCGTCCACGTAGGGGAAGAGGCCGAAACGGTCAGTGTAGAAAATGGAGATGCTTTGGTTGGTGGCAGACTTCAAAGTGCTGCTCACTAACTGGAAGTGGGAGAGGTTGAGACCCACGCCAAATCTGGTCTCGCAGAGTTCTGTGGGAGCGTTCCACATGAATAGGAAGGGGTAGTCAGGATCTACAGGTGGGTCTGTTTTAGGTAGTGCCCAGTTAGTTCCCAGCAGAGTCATGAGAAAAAAACATTCCACGAAGTGCAGTCCACGAAAGGAGACCCTGTCCAGATTCATTTTTAACTCTGTGTCTTATTCCTTAAGATGGGAAAACAGAGCATAATCAGTCAAAGTTATTGTGAGTAATGTTTTGGAGCAGTATCAATAGAAAGCACATCAGACCCAGATTAAAGTAGGTAAATGTGTTCTGCACTACCTTTCTTTTCAAAGCAGATTTCCTTTCAAAGAACAagtatttgtttttgtttgatgTAATTTTGGCAAATACAAACATAACTGTGACATCATTGATCAGCATTCTATCCTGCACCATCtactcaaaaaagctttacattttgaagtgttcaattcaataaaaaataattacatttttctGTGAGGGAACATCTTGTGTGGAGTGGAAAATACAACCAAACACTGCACAAATTGTAAAAATAGAAGTAATAGTCAAAATGGAGGCAATAGAGAATGACATCAGCACAAAACTAAGCACATTGTATTCAATCATATCTGTGATTTCTCAACTGCTGAAAATGACCACCCCATTTCCCCTGCAGTAGAGGTAAGAATAATAAGACATTCCATTATTATGTAAAGGGTAAAGATCTGATCTTTGTTCTGTTTTTCTCTTTCCTCAAGAACACCCGTTGGCACTTGTACTATTTCACAATGTATTGCAACTGGAAGAGTGGGCATTGGAGTTGATGATCATTGATTAGCAATGCCTGACGTGTGAATTAGA
This genomic interval from Salvelinus alpinus chromosome 6, SLU_Salpinus.1, whole genome shotgun sequence contains the following:
- the LOC139577983 gene encoding hyaluronidase-5-like; its protein translation is MNLDRVSFRGLHFVECFFLMTLLGTNWALPKTDPPVDPDYPFLFMWNAPTELCETRFGVGLNLSHFQLVSSTLKSATNQSISIFYTDRFGLFPYVDEDTGEMYDEGLPQLIDFQEHREQAEDDIEYYIPEDQPGLAILDFEEWRPQWVRNWGSKDIYRDLSIETVKTKTPTLSDDEAEDRAKIVFERAAKRYFLRSLLVGKRLRPNRLWGYYLYPDCYNYDYNQDMSDYSGSCPELEQERNDELMWLWKESTALYPSIYLELILRDSYQARLFVRHRIQEAMRVSMLPNQSYAIPVYAYIRPVFKDSGDDYMSEYDLVNTIGEAAALGAAGVISWGDMNVTDSEDSCFNARRHLEKIMNPYILNVSTASRLCSEALCRANGRCIRKHWDRDDYLHLNPYTFQIKRYKTGNLAVKGEMSQYEIDWFADRFDCLCYSDKPCQSSITLNSFPNFVQSNGTPQYFQPFVILTSVCSMYVFL